A region of the Flavobacteriaceae bacterium MAR_2010_188 genome:
CAGTCCTTTAAACAAAAATTACGAAAAAGGAACTTATGTCTGCGCAGCCTGTTCTACCCCACTTTTTAAAAGTGAAAACAAATTCGATTCTGGAACCGGATGGCCAAGTTTTGACCAAGAAATAGAAGGAAATGTTGCTTTCTCTACCGATAACAATTTAGGTTATACGAGAAGTGAGGAGCATTGTGCAGTTTGTGGAGGTCATTTGGGTCATGTCTTTAATGACGGACCGTCCGAGACAACTGGCGAAAGGCACTGTATTAATGGTGTCGCCCTAGAATTTGTCCCTGCAGACAAATAGTAAGATAAATTTATAAAATACTGCCGAATTTTAGTGCTCAATAAGCACTAGAATTCGGCTTTTTTTGTTTTACATATTGATCATCAACCAAGAGCACAAATTATATGTTGTGGTTTTTGAAAACAATTTTGTTTCGTACCTTCGTCACTTCACAAATCGACTAAAGAAAATCAAATGAGTAAATACGATGTCATTGTACTAGGAAGTGGTCCTGGAGGTTATGTTACCGCAATTAGATCTTCACAATTAGGCTTTAAAACCGCTATAATAGAAAAGGAAAGTTTAGGCGGAGTTTGCCTTAATTGGGGTTGTATACCTACAAAAGCGCTTCTAAAATCTGCACAGGTTTTCGATTATCTAAAACATGCCGAAGAGTACGGACTTTCTGTTAAAGAAGCTGACAAGGATTTTGGAGCAGTTATTAAGAGAAGCCGAAATGTTGCAGATGGCATGAGCAAAGGCGTTCAATTTTTGATGAAAAAAAATAAAATCGAGGTGATTAAAGGTTTCGGAACACTGAAACCTGGTAAGAAAATCGATGTCGATGGCACAGAATATTCTGCAGACCACATTATTATTGCTACGGGTGCTCGCTCACGTGAGCTTCCTAGCCTTAAGCAAGATGGCAAGACTGTAATTGGCTATAGAGAAGCGATGAGCTTAGATAAACAACCTAAAAAGATGATTGTCGTCGGTTCAGGGGCTATCGGAGTAGAGTTTGCTTATTTCTATAATTCTATGGGAACAGAAATTACTTTGGTTGAATATTTACCGAACGTTGTCCCGGTGGAAGACGAAGAGGTTTCAAAACAACTTGAGAAGAGCTTAAAGAAACAAGGAATCAATGTTATGACTTCTTCTGAAGTCACCAAAGTTGAAAAAACCGACGGAGGTATTAAAGCAACCATCAAAACTGCTAAGGGAGAAGAAACAATTGAAGCCGATTTAGTTTTATCAGCAGTAGGAATTAAAAGCAATATCGAAAATATAGGTCTAGAAGAAGTTGGAATTGCAACAGACCGTGATAAAATCTTAGTAAACGATTACTATCAGACAAACATTCCAGGTTATTACGCTATTGGCGATGTAACTCCAGGACAAGCTCTTGCTCACGTTGCCTCTGCTGAAGGTATTCTGTGCGTTGAAAAAATCGCAGGACAACATGTGGAAGCTCTAGACTACGGAAACATACCAGGCTGTACTTATTGCGTACCTGAAATTGCAAGCGTAGGCCTTACCGAAAAACAAGCCAGAGAAAGAGGTCTGGATATAAAAGTTGGAAAATTTCCTTTTTCTGCATCAGGAAAAGCAAGTGCTTCAGGAAACAAAGAAGGTTTTGTAAAGGTAATTTTTGATGCTAAATACGGTGAATGGTTAGGTTGCCATATGATTGGCGCTGGTGTAACGGATATGATTGCTGAAGCTGTCTTAGGACGTAAATTAGAAACGACAGGACACGAAGTTCTTAAAGCGGTTCATCCTCATCCAACCATGAGTGAAGCGGTTATGGAAGCCGTTGCAGCTGCGTATGATGAAGTAATTCATCTTTAGAGTTCGGTCCAGATTCTTGGAAGTTAGAAGCTAGAAGTTAGAAGTTAGAAGTTAGAAGTTAGAAGTTAGAAGTTAGAAGTTAGAAGTTAGAAGTTAGAAGTTAGAAGTTAGAAGTTAGAAGTTAGAAGTTAGAAGTTAGAAGTTAGAAGTTAGAAGTTAGAAGTTAGAAAAAATCGATTTTTGGTTTTAGCGACGTGTCAAACTGAAAAGTCTTATATCTTTTTTATAAAGTCTTTTGTCTTAAATCTTATATCTTTTAGGCATTGTCTTTTATCTTGTCTCTTGGTTCTATTGTCTTGGTGCTACTTTCTCGGTTTTAATAAACTCAATCTATAAAACTCTGAATGGCTAAGGCATAACTTTGAAGTCCAAAACCGACTATTACGCCTTTTGTGCTGGAAGCGATAAAGGAATGATGGCGAAATTCTTCCCTTCCGTAGGTATTTGAGATATGCACTTCCACTACTGGTGTTTTAATAGCTTTTACAGCATCACCGATACCGACAGATGTATGGGTGTATGCCGCAGCGTTTAGAACAATTCCGTCGTATGAAAATCCTACTTCATGTAATTTATTAATCAGCTCTCCTTCCACGTTAGATTGAAAATATTCAATTTGGTGATTGCTGAATTTCTGCTTTATCTCTTCAAGAAATTCTGTAAATGATAGATTTCCATATAAATTAGGTTCGCGCTTACCAAGTAGGTTTAGATTTGGCCCGTTTATGATTATCAATTTTTTCATATTGTAAATATAGTAAAAGGTCAAACTACAAAATCTTTCTAAAATCCCTTTAGCTGTAAGACAAAAAAAACCGAAGCAAGGCTTCGGTTTCAAAGTTTGAATTGTAGATTATTTTAATACAAGAGAAATAAAAGCCCTGTGTTAACACTTGTTCGTCCGTTCGTGATTGAGGTACCTCTTCCATCTTCAAATATATTATCTAAACCCGCTTGATGGTCGATTTCGAAAAACATTTTCACGTGTTCGTTGATTAAGAATTTATAGCCACCGCCAAAGGCAAGACCAAAATCTTCTTTATTGATGAGTTCTTTAATATCAACATCTGGATCTACTACGGTTGCGCTGGTTAAAAACCCTATATAAGGGCCAAAATTAACATACCAATTGCGCGCACGACCAAAGTGGAAGTCGGCCATTACGGGAATCGTTATATAATCTAAAGCATAATCGGTAATGAATTCTTCGTAAGGATCTTCGTAGTAAAATAAATCATCTGCCCATCCTTTTCTATCATAGATAAGTTTTGCTTTGATTCCCCATCTATCACTAAAATAATATTCCGCAGAACCACCGATATTAAACGCAAGTCTAGTATTTGTGGGAACGCTGGAATAATAATCGTTGTCGGTAATATTCGAGAAGTTTAGTCCTATGTTAAGTCCGGCTTCGACCTGTCCCTTTTGCTGGGCAAAAGAAAATGAAGTCATTAAAATCAAGGCGAAGAATGCAAATAAATTATTTTTCATCTGTTGAAGATTTGAGTTAAAATTCTTCCTTACAACAAGAATGCTGCCAATTTATTTTGAAGGCATGTTTGAAAGCTTTATAAAAAATAGAATTAGAATCTATAACCCACACCTGCATTAAAAATATGGCCTTTTATGGATATTTCGTACTCGCCAGTGTAGACGTCATTTATCTGAAAGGTATAGCGTGAATCAAAAAACCAATGTTCACTGAAATCATATCCTAGTCCCACAGCAAGCGAAACCCCGAAACGAGTAAAATCATCTTCGTTTACGTCAAATCCAAATTCTTCAGCTTGGCCCAAGA
Encoded here:
- a CDS encoding 3-dehydroquinate dehydratase codes for the protein MKPKPCFGFFCLTAKGILERFCSLTFYYIYNMKKLIIINGPNLNLLGKREPNLYGNLSFTEFLEEIKQKFSNHQIEYFQSNVEGELINKLHEVGFSYDGIVLNAAAYTHTSVGIGDAVKAIKTPVVEVHISNTYGREEFRHHSFIASSTKGVIVGFGLQSYALAIQSFID
- a CDS encoding peptide-methionine (R)-S-oxide reductase gives rise to the protein MNKLVFIGLALVMFNCKSNAQEKESNNFEVSKTADEWKAELTDAEYYVLRQEGTERPFSSPLNKNYEKGTYVCAACSTPLFKSENKFDSGTGWPSFDQEIEGNVAFSTDNNLGYTRSEEHCAVCGGHLGHVFNDGPSETTGERHCINGVALEFVPADK
- a CDS encoding dihydrolipoamide dehydrogenase is translated as MSKYDVIVLGSGPGGYVTAIRSSQLGFKTAIIEKESLGGVCLNWGCIPTKALLKSAQVFDYLKHAEEYGLSVKEADKDFGAVIKRSRNVADGMSKGVQFLMKKNKIEVIKGFGTLKPGKKIDVDGTEYSADHIIIATGARSRELPSLKQDGKTVIGYREAMSLDKQPKKMIVVGSGAIGVEFAYFYNSMGTEITLVEYLPNVVPVEDEEVSKQLEKSLKKQGINVMTSSEVTKVEKTDGGIKATIKTAKGEETIEADLVLSAVGIKSNIENIGLEEVGIATDRDKILVNDYYQTNIPGYYAIGDVTPGQALAHVASAEGILCVEKIAGQHVEALDYGNIPGCTYCVPEIASVGLTEKQARERGLDIKVGKFPFSASGKASASGNKEGFVKVIFDAKYGEWLGCHMIGAGVTDMIAEAVLGRKLETTGHEVLKAVHPHPTMSEAVMEAVAAAYDEVIHL
- a CDS encoding Outer membrane protein beta-barrel domain-containing protein; protein product: MKNNLFAFFALILMTSFSFAQQKGQVEAGLNIGLNFSNITDNDYYSSVPTNTRLAFNIGGSAEYYFSDRWGIKAKLIYDRKGWADDLFYYEDPYEEFITDYALDYITIPVMADFHFGRARNWYVNFGPYIGFLTSATVVDPDVDIKELINKEDFGLAFGGGYKFLINEHVKMFFEIDHQAGLDNIFEDGRGTSITNGRTSVNTGLLFLLY